A single Fusobacterium hominis DNA region contains:
- a CDS encoding ABC transporter ATP-binding protein: MGTTVLRKFISYYRPYKKMFFMDLLVATVSALCDLVYPMITRDVVNRVIPNREFRFIIVFGIVLLVIYIIKMLCAYWMQYWGHLVGVGMQADMRRDIYEHLQKLPVKYFDNNQTGSIMSRIVNDLQDISELAHHGPEDLFISFFMIVGSFIVLIRINIILTLIVFCILPFIIWYSMYKRKKMLASFMKTREKTGYVNAKLQNSISGIRVSKAFVIGEEEKERFNEGNNQFVEAKSFSYKVMAEYTAGVGFLTDMLDYSVLIVGGLFTYYGKINIGDFLAYLLYIKIFTQPIKRLIAFVEQFQNGMSGFKRFMEIIDVEHETDKPDAIDLKDVQGEIVFENVSFSHENKKVLDDISLRIKKGRILALVGPSGGGKTTLCNLIPRFYTVDSGDIKIDGKSIYDIKLDSLRKNIGIVQQDVFLFSGTIKDNICVGKTDATDEEIIDAAKKANIHEIIMEMPDGYDTYVGERGVKLSGGQKQRIAIARIFLKNPPILILDEATSALDNITEKLIQKSLEDLCHGRTTIVVAHRLSTIQAADEIIVLTDNGIEERGTHQELLNKKGFYYKLNSASQL; this comes from the coding sequence ATGGGAACAACAGTACTGAGAAAATTTATTTCTTATTATAGACCGTATAAGAAAATGTTTTTTATGGACCTTTTAGTAGCAACTGTGTCAGCTCTGTGTGATCTTGTGTATCCTATGATAACAAGAGATGTAGTAAATAGAGTTATTCCAAATAGAGAGTTTAGATTTATAATTGTATTTGGAATAGTACTTTTAGTAATATACATTATAAAAATGCTATGTGCTTATTGGATGCAGTATTGGGGGCATTTAGTAGGTGTTGGAATGCAAGCTGATATGAGGCGAGATATATATGAGCACTTACAAAAGTTACCAGTAAAATATTTTGATAATAATCAAACAGGTAGCATAATGTCAAGGATAGTAAATGATTTGCAAGATATATCTGAACTTGCACATCACGGACCAGAAGATCTATTTATATCATTTTTTATGATAGTGGGATCATTTATAGTTTTAATAAGAATAAATATAATTTTAACACTTATAGTATTTTGTATACTTCCTTTTATAATTTGGTATAGCATGTACAAAAGAAAAAAAATGCTTGCATCTTTTATGAAAACTAGAGAAAAAACAGGATATGTAAATGCAAAATTACAAAATAGTATTTCTGGAATTAGAGTATCTAAAGCCTTTGTTATTGGAGAAGAGGAAAAAGAGAGATTTAATGAAGGAAATAACCAATTTGTAGAAGCAAAATCCTTTTCATATAAAGTTATGGCTGAATATACAGCAGGAGTTGGATTTCTAACTGATATGCTAGATTATTCAGTGCTTATAGTTGGAGGATTATTTACATATTATGGGAAGATTAATATAGGAGATTTTTTAGCTTATCTTCTATATATAAAAATATTCACCCAACCGATAAAAAGATTAATTGCCTTTGTAGAGCAATTTCAAAATGGTATGAGTGGATTTAAAAGATTTATGGAAATAATAGATGTAGAGCATGAAACAGATAAACCAGATGCAATTGATTTAAAAGATGTTCAAGGTGAGATAGTTTTTGAAAATGTAAGTTTTAGTCATGAAAATAAAAAAGTTTTAGACGATATTTCTCTTAGAATAAAAAAAGGAAGAATTTTAGCTCTTGTTGGACCATCTGGTGGTGGAAAAACAACACTTTGCAATTTGATACCAAGATTTTATACAGTAGATAGTGGAGATATAAAAATCGATGGAAAAAGCATATATGATATAAAACTAGATTCACTTAGAAAAAATATAGGAATAGTTCAACAAGATGTATTTTTATTTAGTGGAACGATAAAAGATAATATATGTGTTGGAAAAACAGATGCAACAGATGAAGAAATAATTGATGCAGCTAAAAAGGCAAATATACACGAAATAATTATGGAAATGCCAGATGGATATGATACTTATGTAGGAGAAAGAGGAGTAAAATTATCTGGTGGACAAAAGCAAAGAATAGCAATAGCTAGAATATTCTTAAAAAATCCACCGATCTTAATATTAGACGAGGCAACCTCAGCTCTTGATAATATTACAGAAAAACTTATTCAAAAATCTCTTGAGGACTTATGTCATGGTAGAACAACAATTGTTGTGGCTCATAGACTTTCAACTATTCAAGCAGCAGATGAGATAATTGTTTTAACAGATAATGGAATAGAAGAAAGAGGGACACACCAAGAGTTATTAAATAAAAAAGGATTTTATTATAAATTAAATAGTGCTAGTCAACTATAA
- the era gene encoding GTPase Era — translation MKAGFIAVVGRPNVGKSTLINKLVSEKVAIVSNKAGTTRDNIKGILNFNGNQYIFIDTPGIHKAKHLLGEYMTNSAIRVLKDVDVILFVLDGSQEISTGDQYVMERVNEARKTPRILVVNKIDKLNDEQLIAKRQEIEEKLGKFDAIVEIAGQYGIGLPKLLEAIDPYLEEGIKYYPDDMYTDMSVYKIITEIVREKILQKTREEIPHSVAIEILNVEKRDNGKDKFDVNIYVERDSQKGIIIGKKGSLLKEIGEEARRDIEELLGEPIYLNLWVKVKEDWRKKKPFLKELGYVEEK, via the coding sequence GTGAAAGCAGGATTTATAGCAGTAGTAGGAAGACCAAATGTAGGTAAATCAACACTTATAAACAAACTTGTATCAGAAAAAGTAGCAATAGTATCAAATAAGGCAGGAACAACAAGGGACAACATAAAAGGTATATTAAATTTTAATGGAAATCAATACATTTTTATTGATACTCCTGGTATACACAAGGCAAAACATCTTTTAGGTGAATATATGACAAATTCAGCTATTAGAGTTTTAAAAGATGTAGATGTTATTTTATTTGTTTTAGACGGAAGTCAAGAGATAAGTACTGGAGATCAATATGTAATGGAAAGAGTAAATGAAGCAAGAAAAACTCCAAGAATATTAGTTGTAAATAAAATAGATAAATTAAATGATGAACAACTAATTGCAAAAAGACAAGAGATAGAAGAAAAACTAGGAAAATTTGATGCAATAGTTGAAATAGCAGGACAATATGGAATAGGACTTCCAAAATTATTAGAGGCAATAGATCCGTATTTAGAAGAAGGGATAAAATATTATCCTGATGACATGTATACAGATATGTCTGTATATAAGATAATTACTGAAATTGTTAGAGAAAAAATATTACAAAAAACAAGAGAAGAGATACCTCACTCTGTTGCAATTGAAATTTTAAACGTAGAAAAAAGAGACAATGGAAAAGATAAGTTTGATGTAAATATCTATGTGGAAAGAGACTCTCAAAAAGGAATAATTATAGGAAAAAAAGGAAGCCTTTTAAAAGAAATAGGAGAGGAAGCAAGAAGAGATATTGAAGAGTTATTAGGGGAGCCTATTTATCTTAACTTATGGGTAAAGGTAAAAGAGGATTGGAGAAAGAAGAAGCCTTTCTTAAAAGAGTTAGGTTATGTAGAAGAAAAATAA
- the recN gene encoding DNA repair protein RecN, protein MLRELKIENLAIIDKLDLEFDDGFIVLTGETGAGKSIILSGINLLIGEKATIDMIRTGEKSLSAQGVFEISDEQREEILTSFGIDAEDNEVIVRRTLDTKGRGKVYVNGVRVSLTNLKQIMGTLVDIVGQHSHQMLLNKHNHIRLLDKFLGEKGRDLLAKISILYTKHKDISSKIEEIEKNRNDAIEKKEFYEFQLAELEKVNPKSGEDDSLEEEYKRLFNAGKIKEKIQNSILCLRDGEINAVHLLYNSRKNIESLAKYGDEFTELLDKMDKIYYELEDCVDIMQTLGEDIDIDGKRLQEVVERIDVLNKLKIKYGATIDGILEFKESIAQKIKLLEEDSFDLQNLIKEKKEVEEEYFKIAKELRELRKKKAIGIEKSLKDELKFLKMADAKVHILIEDTKEIGIKGMDLVEIFISTNLGQELKPLAKIASGGEVSRIMLALKVIFSRVDNIPILIFDEIDTGVGGETVRKIADKLREIGEHAQVVSITHSPAIAARAHQQFFIEKLTKNNTTSTTVKKLDHKGRIEEIARMLAGENVTEAVFEHAQELLEE, encoded by the coding sequence GTGTTAAGAGAGCTTAAAATAGAAAATCTAGCTATAATAGATAAACTTGATTTGGAATTTGATGATGGCTTTATTGTTCTTACTGGTGAAACAGGTGCTGGTAAATCAATAATTTTAAGTGGAATAAATCTACTAATTGGAGAAAAAGCAACTATTGATATGATTCGAACTGGAGAAAAATCTTTATCAGCTCAAGGAGTTTTTGAAATTAGTGATGAGCAACGAGAAGAGATTTTAACTTCTTTTGGAATAGATGCAGAAGATAATGAAGTTATTGTTAGACGAACTTTAGATACTAAAGGACGAGGAAAAGTATATGTTAATGGAGTTAGAGTATCTCTAACTAATCTAAAACAGATTATGGGAACTTTAGTTGATATAGTTGGACAACATTCACATCAAATGTTGCTTAATAAGCATAACCATATTAGATTGCTAGATAAATTTTTAGGCGAAAAAGGAAGAGACTTATTAGCAAAAATAAGTATTCTTTATACAAAACACAAAGATATTTCTTCAAAGATAGAAGAGATTGAAAAAAATAGAAATGATGCTATTGAAAAGAAAGAGTTTTATGAATTTCAATTAGCAGAATTAGAAAAAGTAAATCCAAAATCTGGAGAAGATGATTCTCTAGAGGAAGAGTATAAAAGGCTTTTTAATGCTGGAAAAATAAAAGAGAAGATACAAAACTCAATTTTGTGTCTAAGAGATGGAGAGATTAATGCTGTCCATCTTTTGTATAATTCAAGAAAAAATATAGAAAGTCTTGCAAAATATGGAGATGAATTTACAGAACTTCTAGATAAAATGGATAAAATCTATTATGAGTTAGAAGATTGTGTTGATATTATGCAAACTCTAGGAGAAGACATAGATATAGATGGAAAACGTTTGCAAGAAGTTGTTGAGAGAATAGATGTATTAAATAAGCTTAAAATAAAATATGGAGCTACAATTGATGGAATACTAGAATTTAAAGAAAGTATTGCTCAAAAGATAAAACTTTTAGAAGAAGATAGCTTTGATTTACAAAATCTAATAAAAGAGAAAAAAGAAGTTGAAGAAGAGTATTTTAAAATTGCAAAAGAGTTGAGAGAACTTAGAAAGAAAAAAGCAATAGGAATTGAAAAATCTCTAAAAGATGAGCTTAAATTTTTAAAAATGGCAGATGCAAAAGTTCATATATTAATAGAAGATACAAAAGAAATAGGAATAAAAGGAATGGATTTAGTAGAAATATTTATATCTACTAATTTAGGACAGGAGTTAAAACCACTTGCTAAAATAGCATCAGGTGGAGAAGTAAGTAGAATAATGTTAGCTTTAAAGGTTATATTTTCTAGAGTTGATAATATTCCTATTTTAATATTTGATGAAATTGATACAGGTGTAGGGGGAGAAACTGTTAGAAAAATAGCAGATAAACTTCGTGAAATAGGAGAGCATGCTCAAGTGGTTTCTATAACTCATTCACCGGCTATTGCAGCTAGAGCTCATCAACAGTTTTTTATAGAAAAACTAACTAAAAATAATACAACTTCTACAACTGTTAAAAAATTAGATCACAAAGGAAGAATAGAAGAGATAGCAAGAATGTTAGCAGGAGAAAATGTAACAGAGGCTGTATTTGAACATGCCCAAGAATTGCTAGAAGAATAG
- a CDS encoding PepSY domain-containing protein: MRIKQKVVLGIVGIFMLFGSNSFMKKSFADEEKTKATEVRIINEEEAVRIAMSNSPNWKLQKVELDNKLSGKQYEVVLINDSQEKDFIIDALTGEILSFETDKSQESLLPNVSINISFEDAVKIAMEESKTGEFKKIELERKKGHLFYAVDIEDGLKVKEYRIDAETGEVLSARADF; encoded by the coding sequence ATGAGAATAAAACAAAAGGTAGTTTTAGGTATTGTTGGTATATTTATGCTATTTGGGAGCAATAGTTTTATGAAAAAATCATTTGCTGATGAGGAGAAAACTAAGGCTACTGAAGTTAGAATTATTAACGAAGAAGAAGCAGTTAGAATAGCAATGAGTAATTCACCTAATTGGAAACTTCAAAAAGTTGAATTGGACAATAAATTATCTGGGAAACAATACGAGGTAGTTTTGATAAATGATTCTCAAGAGAAGGACTTTATAATAGATGCTCTTACTGGCGAGATTTTAAGTTTTGAAACAGATAAAAGCCAGGAGAGTTTATTACCTAATGTAAGTATCAACATCTCATTTGAAGATGCTGTAAAAATAGCTATGGAAGAGAGCAAAACAGGTGAATTTAAAAAAATTGAACTAGAAAGAAAAAAAGGCCATCTTTTTTATGCAGTGGATATAGAAGATGGACTAAAAGTAAAAGAATACAGAATAGATGCTGAAACCGGTGAAGTTTTATCAGCAAGAGCAGACTTCTAA
- a CDS encoding cell division protein FtsX: MKNFDIINRYSNSIQGKIQIRKTTFVLMTLSFIILNFFIASFLNVQWMKKETKATYFFTADFQKDIPEGEKEKTEIDILKLDGVRKVRYVSKEEAFQKLQYQLDIAIPKSENPLSDSLIIYFNEPSDIEGIQVKLESNQNIKEFFVDGTYIAYKDREVRFFKILSWCLGILCIAPLIMMIYLTYYSSISIDYINNVGIIQNDMVNRKRSKTVNAFPLIASATMGTLIFFNIYIYFRNHLLDISGNYLILSLKEIVFMQCLILFIVVLLMLLKPVKIMVLKRGES, from the coding sequence ATGAAAAATTTTGATATTATAAACAGATATAGTAATTCCATACAAGGCAAAATTCAAATTAGAAAGACCACTTTTGTTTTAATGACACTATCCTTTATCATTTTAAATTTTTTTATTGCTTCTTTTCTTAATGTACAATGGATGAAAAAAGAAACAAAGGCTACATACTTTTTCACAGCTGACTTTCAAAAAGATATTCCAGAAGGTGAAAAGGAAAAGACAGAGATTGATATATTAAAATTGGATGGAGTAAGAAAGGTAAGATATGTATCAAAAGAGGAAGCGTTTCAAAAATTGCAATATCAACTTGATATAGCAATACCTAAAAGTGAAAATCCGCTTTCAGATAGTTTAATAATTTATTTTAATGAACCTTCAGATATAGAAGGAATACAGGTTAAATTAGAAAGTAATCAAAATATTAAAGAATTTTTTGTAGATGGGACTTATATAGCATATAAGGATAGAGAGGTAAGATTTTTTAAGATTTTATCATGGTGTTTGGGAATATTGTGTATAGCTCCACTTATCATGATGATCTATTTGACTTATTATAGTTCGATTTCTATAGACTACATAAACAATGTAGGGATAATTCAAAATGATATGGTTAATAGAAAAAGGTCAAAGACAGTTAATGCATTTCCTCTTATTGCCAGTGCAACTATGGGGACTTTAATATTTTTTAATATATATATATACTTTAGAAATCATCTTTTAGATATAAGCGGAAATTATCTTATTTTAAGTTTGAAAGAGATAGTTTTTATGCAGTGCCTAATACTATTTATAGTGGTTCTTCTGATGTTGTTAAAACCAGTAAAAATAATGGTTTTAAAGAGGGGGGAGTCTTGA
- a CDS encoding DUF7916 family protein: protein MKRYLDCSASDLLQMKKDDFLKSISASEGRLIVTETIGVAQPMLGDISNAELAASMGADIILLNVFDVNNPVINGVECEDKNEVIRELKRLTGRKIGINLEPLEQGVTSSVDTDKNWQLSSGRQGTLENAKKAVDMGVDFIVLTGNPGIGVTNKAIAQTLKVYKENLGDQVVLIAGKMHAAGILTEAGENIITKSDVCEFASAGADIILMPAPGTVPGITTEYIRELVVYAHSLKKLTMTAIGTSQEGSDTDTIKQIALMCKMTGTDLHHLGDAGYFGMALPENILEYGKVIRGVRHTYRRMARSINR, encoded by the coding sequence TTGAAAAGATATTTAGATTGTAGTGCATCAGATCTTTTACAAATGAAAAAAGATGATTTCTTAAAATCTATTTCTGCAAGTGAAGGAAGATTAATAGTTACAGAGACAATAGGAGTAGCTCAACCTATGTTAGGTGATATTTCAAATGCAGAATTAGCAGCAAGCATGGGAGCAGATATTATTTTATTAAATGTCTTTGATGTAAATAATCCAGTTATAAATGGAGTTGAATGTGAAGATAAAAATGAAGTAATAAGAGAATTAAAAAGACTTACAGGTAGAAAAATAGGAATCAACTTAGAACCTTTAGAACAAGGAGTTACAAGCAGTGTCGATACTGATAAAAATTGGCAGTTATCTTCTGGAAGACAAGGAACTTTGGAAAATGCTAAAAAAGCAGTTGATATGGGAGTAGACTTTATTGTACTTACTGGTAATCCAGGTATTGGAGTAACTAATAAAGCAATAGCACAAACACTTAAAGTATATAAGGAAAATTTAGGTGATCAAGTTGTTTTAATAGCTGGTAAAATGCATGCTGCTGGAATTTTAACAGAGGCAGGAGAAAATATAATTACAAAATCTGATGTATGTGAATTTGCAAGTGCAGGAGCTGATATAATACTTATGCCTGCACCAGGAACTGTACCGGGAATTACAACAGAATATATAAGAGAGCTTGTAGTTTATGCACACTCTCTTAAAAAGCTTACAATGACAGCAATAGGAACTTCACAAGAAGGTTCTGATACAGACACTATAAAGCAAATAGCATTGATGTGTAAAATGACAGGAACAGATCTTCATCATCTTGGAGATGCTGGATATTTTGGAATGGCTTTACCTGAAAATATACTTGAATATGGAAAAGTTATTAGAGGGGTTAGACACACTTATAGAAGAATGGCAAGATCGATAAATAGGTAG
- a CDS encoding energy transducer TonB, whose translation MSRKHCYRGEINIFYFFLVALSIHLLLFVVKQYDIKGESNLNLKTTGAPVSVQFKSATLIKPRPSIQESKASETTAPEPKVEPKKEIKKEEFQSKVKDVKKEKVEKKIEKKKVEMPKKEVKKPNKDIKKENSNNVSKATNNATDTDPNSNQDFLSGNFSIGTDGTITAASSEGIEYHIIKQPQPTYPIQAKKIRYNKIVSVKVRFLVDLNGDIKNIEILKSHSKLGFDKAVIDALNEWQFKPIFYNNKNIKMYFTKEFVFENKE comes from the coding sequence ATGAGTAGAAAACATTGCTATAGAGGTGAAATAAATATATTTTACTTCTTTTTAGTTGCTCTTTCTATCCATCTTTTATTATTTGTAGTTAAACAGTATGATATAAAAGGTGAATCTAATTTAAATCTTAAAACAACTGGTGCTCCTGTTTCAGTTCAATTTAAAAGTGCCACATTAATAAAACCACGTCCATCAATACAGGAATCAAAAGCTAGTGAAACAACTGCTCCTGAGCCAAAAGTTGAACCTAAAAAAGAAATAAAAAAAGAAGAGTTTCAAAGTAAAGTCAAAGATGTAAAAAAAGAAAAAGTTGAAAAAAAAATAGAAAAGAAAAAAGTTGAAATGCCTAAAAAAGAAGTTAAAAAACCAAATAAAGATATCAAAAAAGAAAATAGTAATAATGTATCTAAGGCTACTAATAATGCTACTGATACAGATCCAAATTCAAATCAAGATTTTTTATCTGGTAATTTTTCTATAGGAACTGATGGAACTATTACTGCTGCTTCATCTGAAGGAATTGAATATCACATTATAAAACAGCCTCAACCTACCTATCCTATACAAGCTAAAAAAATTAGATACAATAAAATTGTATCAGTTAAAGTTAGATTTCTTGTAGATTTAAATGGAGATATTAAAAATATTGAAATATTAAAATCTCACAGCAAATTAGGATTTGATAAAGCTGTTATTGATGCTCTTAATGAATGGCAATTTAAACCAATTTTCTATAACAATAAAAATATTAAAATGTATTTTACAAAAGAATTTGTATTTGAAAACAAAGAATAA
- a CDS encoding NAD(+)/NADH kinase, producing the protein MKKVFIIYNKDKVVAKEIYDISIEYFEKKGIEVTNKPTKADFGVVIGGDGTFLRAFRNFIFKKNLYVIAVNAGSLGFLAEIKKENVLFEYENFLNGDFKSEKRHVLKVEIDGKTYYALNEVVVSKAGITSRVLRVNFKANEEYMCTYKGDGVIVATPTGSTAYSMSAGGPILKSDMKAMVITPIAPHNLNTRPIVISGEEKLTLKLEDEKRLGQVIIDGQTNRKVTIEDEVKIEYSKHTLNLVIPKNRNYYSVLREKLKWGDNLC; encoded by the coding sequence ATGAAAAAAGTCTTTATCATATATAACAAGGATAAAGTTGTAGCAAAAGAAATATATGATATCAGTATAGAATATTTTGAGAAAAAAGGGATAGAAGTTACAAATAAGCCTACTAAAGCTGATTTTGGAGTCGTAATAGGTGGAGATGGAACTTTTTTAAGAGCATTTAGAAATTTCATATTTAAAAAAAATCTTTATGTAATTGCTGTAAATGCTGGAAGTCTTGGATTTTTAGCTGAAATAAAGAAAGAAAATGTGTTATTTGAATATGAAAATTTTCTCAATGGAGATTTCAAATCTGAAAAACGTCACGTTTTAAAGGTAGAAATAGATGGAAAAACATATTATGCTTTAAATGAAGTAGTTGTTTCAAAAGCTGGAATAACTTCAAGAGTATTGAGAGTAAATTTTAAAGCTAATGAAGAGTATATGTGTACCTATAAAGGAGATGGAGTAATAGTAGCTACTCCAACTGGGTCAACAGCTTATTCAATGTCTGCTGGTGGACCAATTTTAAAGTCTGATATGAAAGCTATGGTAATAACACCTATAGCTCCACACAATTTAAATACAAGACCTATAGTTATAAGTGGAGAAGAAAAACTTACTTTAAAACTTGAAGATGAAAAAAGATTAGGTCAAGTTATAATTGATGGACAGACAAATAGAAAAGTAACAATTGAAGATGAAGTCAAAATAGAATATTCAAAACATACACTAAACTTAGTGATACCTAAAAATAGAAATTACTATAGTGTATTGAGAGAAAAATTGAAATGGGGAGATAATCTGTGTTAA
- a CDS encoding ExbD/TolR family protein, with translation MSKFRKKRGIMSLDLTPLIDVVFLLIIFFMVTTTFNRYGKIDIDLPSANLETPENHDRPLEVIIDKNQNYFISENGKTIPVDFESIDQYLKGATEVTVSGDKDLKYQTIMDTVTKIKKNGITNLGINFYE, from the coding sequence ATGTCAAAATTCAGAAAAAAACGAGGAATTATGTCTCTTGATCTTACTCCTCTTATTGATGTGGTTTTTTTACTAATTATATTTTTCATGGTGACTACTACTTTTAATCGATATGGAAAAATAGATATTGATTTGCCCAGTGCCAATTTAGAAACCCCTGAAAATCATGACAGGCCATTAGAAGTCATTATAGATAAAAATCAAAACTATTTTATAAGTGAAAATGGAAAAACTATTCCTGTAGATTTTGAATCTATTGATCAATACCTAAAGGGAGCTACAGAAGTTACTGTTTCAGGAGATAAAGATTTAAAATATCAAACTATTATGGATACTGTTACTAAAATCAAAAAAAATGGTATTACTAATTTAGGGATAAATTTTTATGAGTAG
- a CDS encoding murein hydrolase activator EnvC family protein yields the protein MKKAVVLFIILSSLSLAESVTDMEKKVKNIEKQIQVKNTRIKTIDVEKHRLEKQIEDISKEMVEIDRERQKILEDIKTVSKNIDYGTRNLGITSSELERKRLEFKAKIIAWNRYSKEKEQLLDKQSPLKRNFVNLLYGDLRKMEYIKNVETDIKKVKRDIEKEKVKLGELRNKLARNIYQMDSKKAQQNRLIAQLNREKSTHVRNISQLQKEKKRIEEKIKQIIKARTKTDKKVVNTSQAYSKLGKVIKPVDGPIVVRFNQKKQQQVTSNGIEITARMGAKVKSSAKGKVIYADAFQGLGKVVMIDYGYNMIGVYGNLIATNVKINQQVQQGAEIGTLGLSVEGKPNLYYELRFNLKPIDPVPMF from the coding sequence TTGAAAAAAGCAGTTGTATTATTCATAATATTAAGTTCTTTATCACTAGCTGAAAGTGTTACTGATATGGAGAAAAAAGTAAAAAATATTGAGAAGCAAATACAGGTTAAAAATACAAGAATTAAGACTATTGATGTTGAAAAACACCGCCTTGAAAAACAAATAGAAGATATATCAAAAGAAATGGTTGAAATAGATAGAGAAAGACAAAAAATTCTAGAGGATATAAAAACAGTATCTAAAAATATTGATTATGGAACAAGAAATCTTGGAATTACATCAAGTGAATTAGAAAGAAAAAGATTAGAATTTAAAGCTAAGATAATAGCTTGGAATAGATATAGTAAAGAAAAAGAGCAACTTCTAGATAAACAATCACCACTGAAAAGAAACTTTGTTAATCTTTTATATGGTGATTTAAGAAAAATGGAATATATAAAAAATGTTGAAACTGACATTAAAAAAGTAAAAAGAGATATAGAAAAAGAAAAAGTAAAACTTGGTGAACTAAGAAACAAACTTGCAAGAAATATATATCAAATGGATAGTAAAAAAGCTCAACAAAATAGACTTATAGCACAACTTAATAGAGAAAAGAGTACTCATGTTAGAAATATAAGTCAATTACAAAAAGAGAAAAAGAGAATAGAAGAAAAGATTAAGCAAATTATCAAGGCGAGAACAAAAACAGATAAAAAAGTTGTAAATACTTCACAAGCTTATTCAAAACTTGGAAAAGTAATAAAACCTGTAGATGGTCCAATTGTAGTAAGATTTAATCAGAAAAAACAACAACAAGTTACAAGTAACGGAATTGAAATAACAGCAAGAATGGGTGCTAAAGTAAAATCTTCGGCAAAAGGTAAGGTAATTTATGCTGATGCGTTCCAAGGACTGGGAAAAGTTGTAATGATTGACTACGGATATAATATGATAGGTGTTTATGGAAACTTAATTGCTACAAATGTTAAGATCAATCAACAGGTACAACAAGGTGCAGAAATAGGAACATTGGGATTATCAGTTGAAGGTAAACCAAATCTTTACTATGAGTTGAGATTTAACTTAAAACCAATAGATCCTGTGCCGATGTTTTAA
- a CDS encoding tyrosine-type recombinase/integrase codes for MDLIKEFLDNSKNIGKINSNTLEIYRKDIEDFDGFIVGKELIDATSQDILNYIEKLKERYSDRSIYRKMSSIKSFYKYLCKNRVIDRSPLLEIELPKKVAKSTLPLEKWEIKNILDVCNDSYEERRDLLIIKILAETGLKIGDVLDLEKESLKLADYKVINIYTNSRFISENLSLKLSQDLEEFCEVMLSKEYPGRNRIFDELSRQSFRVRFMIYAKRAGIQRDVSPSMIKKMIIEEKLKDENGITLLDKIRAEYMRIGIGDD; via the coding sequence ATGGATTTAATTAAGGAATTTTTAGATAATTCAAAGAATATAGGTAAGATAAATAGCAATACTCTTGAAATTTACAGAAAAGACATAGAAGATTTTGATGGATTTATTGTAGGAAAAGAGCTAATAGATGCAACTTCTCAAGATATTTTAAATTATATAGAAAAATTAAAAGAGAGATATAGTGATAGATCTATATATAGAAAAATGAGCTCTATAAAAAGTTTTTATAAGTATTTATGTAAAAATAGAGTTATTGATAGATCTCCATTATTAGAAATAGAGTTGCCTAAAAAAGTAGCTAAATCAACACTTCCTTTGGAGAAATGGGAGATAAAAAATATATTAGATGTTTGTAACGATTCATATGAAGAAAGACGTGACTTATTAATAATAAAAATTTTAGCTGAAACAGGACTAAAAATAGGTGATGTTTTAGATTTAGAAAAAGAGAGTTTAAAATTAGCAGATTATAAAGTTATAAATATTTATACAAATTCGAGATTTATAAGTGAAAATTTAAGTTTGAAACTTTCCCAAGATTTAGAGGAATTTTGTGAAGTTATGCTTTCAAAAGAGTATCCTGGGAGAAATAGAATATTTGATGAGCTATCTAGACAGAGTTTTCGTGTAAGATTTATGATATATGCTAAAAGGGCTGGAATACAACGAGATGTCTCTCCAAGTATGATAAAAAAAATGATAATAGAAGAAAAGTTAAAAGATGAAAATGGAATTACATTACTAGATAAGATAAGAGCAGAATACATGAGAATAGGAATAGGAGATGATTAG